From a single Apium graveolens cultivar Ventura chromosome 2, ASM990537v1, whole genome shotgun sequence genomic region:
- the LOC141686020 gene encoding B-box domain protein 30-like: MCRGRVEEESQDFSKALKQETATLLAHANQGSVSCELCDSEATIYCPADDALLCRECDKQVHGANFLAKRHIRCLICRTCQRLTDRFLVGLSAEVMLPTIVAKSEKRPWSSNLEENQSKDVKRPFLLL; this comes from the coding sequence ATGTGTAGAGGCAGGGTAGAAGAGGAAAGCCAAGACTTCTCAAAAGCATTAAAACAAGAAACTGCAACACTCTTGGCTCATGCCAACCAAGGCTCAGTGTCTTGTGAGCTCTGTGATTCTGAAGCCACAATATATTGTCCAGCAGACGACGCTTTATTATGTCGAGAATGCGATAAACAGGTCCATGGAGCTAATTTCTTGGCCAAAAGACACATTAGATGCTTGATTTGCAGGACTTGTCAAAGGCTCACTGATCGGTTTCTTGTCGGGCTTTCTGCAGAGGTGATGCTTCCAACCATTGTTGCTAAGTCGGAGAAAAGACCATGGAGTTCGAATCTCGAAGAAAATCAATCCAAAGATGTTAAAAGGCCTTTCTTGCTTTTATGA